From the genome of Vulpes lagopus strain Blue_001 chromosome 2, ASM1834538v1, whole genome shotgun sequence, one region includes:
- the LOC121478111 gene encoding basic proline-rich protein-like, whose product MNLFFFPIQSLGRQQRTLQVSKAPASRESPRGGIGAAHLPAQARGEGGAGPGRGLGRDPGSTSGSRGPAPRGATAGHVTAARVPGRCGLRGRRGRPARRRPPERWESGLGARGAGDRPLRAAGGAEARRRAVSRRTGRAAVGRALRACEGRRRRRGQGRDVGGRPWAGGPRLGRRRAGAGGKAATGAAAPAPAPGAGPALLPAGVREAAPRPLLRSRCRRGRRGLPSLPSRRRRGRASARGVLLLPRGGLPGLGAPRSRGVRSLVVSVSGASLAASSPLSPSPILPLPLSPPLPHPPPSFPLPSSPLPHPPPLPPPPHPPPPLLPILPHPPLFPIHPPSFPSSPPHPPECPGLAQHPEQPLSLALREPAASSRLGPCLGDDEQSSGAVDAPAAPEIFCDVGAVRSRGRKPAKK is encoded by the exons atgaatctttttttttttccgatcCAATCGCTCGGCCGCCAACAGCGAACGCTGCAGGTGTCAAAGGCCCCCGCGTCCCGCGAGTCGCCCCGCGGCGGCATCGGAGCAGCGCACCTGCCGGCGCAggcgcgcggggagggcggggcggggcctgggcggggcctggggcgggacCCGGGCTCCACTTCCGGctcgcgcggccccgccccccgcggcgcgACGGCGGGTCACGTGACGGCCGCGCGCGTTCCCGGCCGCTGCGGGCTCCGGGGCCGGAGAGGGAGGCCTGCGCGGCGGCGGCCGCCCGAGAGGTGGGAGTCGGGGCTCGGCGCTCGCGGGGCGGGGGACCGGCCGCTGCGGGCTGCTGGCGGGGCCGAGGCGCGGCGGCGCGCGGTGTCACGGCGGACGGGCCGCGCTGCGGTGGGCCGTGCGCTGCGGGCCTGcgaggggcggcggcggcggcggggtcAGGGCCGGGACGTAGGTGGACGCCCTTGGGCCGGCGGGCCGCGGCTCGGGCGTCGgagggcgggggccggcgggaaGGCTGCGACGGGCGccgcggcccctgcccctgccccgggcgCCGGCCCCGCGCTGCTCCCGGCCGGGGTGCGAGAGGCGGCGCCGCGGCCATTACTGCGCAGCCGctgccgccggggccgccggggcctcccctccctcccctcccgtcGGCGGCGGGGTCGGGCCTCCGCCCGGGGCGTCCTGCTGCTCCCGCGGGGCGGCCTCCCGGGCCTCGGGGCGCCGCGCAGCCGGGGCGTGCGGTCCCTGGTTGTGTCTGTCTCCGGAGCGTCTTTGgctgcttcctctcccctctccccgtcccccatcctccccctccccctatctccccccctcccccatcctcccccatccttccccctcccatcctcccctcttccccatcctccccccctgcctccccctccccatcctccccctcccctcctccctatcctcccccatcctcccctcttccccatccACCCCCCGTCCTTCCCATCgtcccccccccatccccccgaGTGTCCGGGTCTTGCCCAACACCCAGAGCAGCCCCTCAGCCTTGCCCTCCGTGAGCCCGCCGCGTCTTCGCGTCTTGGTCCTTGTTTGGGTGATGATGAGCAAAGCTCCGGAGCAGTGGACGCGCCTGCAGCCCC GGAGATTTTCTGTGATGTTGGAGCAGTGAGGAGTCGGGGGAGGAAGCCAGCCAAGAAATGA